A DNA window from Staphylococcus warneri contains the following coding sequences:
- the cobA gene encoding uroporphyrinogen-III C-methyltransferase, translated as MPLNRYGTVYLVGAGPGDPNLLTKRAQRLIENADIILYDRLVNPFILQYAKPDIEIIDVGKKPYTKHIQQEAINQKMIEAASKHHHVVRLKGGDPAIFGRVQEEVEALVELNINFEIVPGITSASAAAQSMNLGLTMRSIAKNVTFSTGHFKDSKDNDIDISTLINKGTLAVYMGVKRLPRIISQIRQYTSYDYPIAIVFRASLFDEQVLTGNISNIEQKLNQYKVEGLPGICIIGDIISYSQPQIKTKNKEKIYIVKGDRNQALEKCELLYEQGYGCMIEVDETYHYSQQALYKSVLKQYTHQFIEL; from the coding sequence ATGCCTTTAAATCGATACGGAACTGTCTACTTAGTAGGTGCAGGTCCTGGTGATCCTAATTTATTAACTAAAAGAGCGCAAAGACTCATTGAAAATGCAGATATTATATTATACGACAGATTGGTTAATCCCTTTATATTGCAATATGCTAAACCAGATATAGAAATCATTGATGTTGGTAAGAAACCATATACTAAACATATTCAACAAGAGGCCATTAATCAAAAAATGATTGAAGCGGCAAGTAAACATCATCATGTGGTTAGGCTTAAAGGAGGCGACCCTGCTATATTTGGACGTGTCCAAGAAGAAGTAGAAGCTTTAGTTGAATTAAATATCAACTTTGAAATAGTGCCGGGGATAACATCGGCAAGTGCAGCAGCACAATCCATGAACTTAGGTCTAACAATGAGAAGTATAGCTAAAAACGTTACTTTTTCAACAGGTCATTTTAAGGATTCAAAAGATAATGACATTGATATCAGTACATTAATAAATAAAGGAACGCTAGCTGTTTATATGGGGGTTAAACGACTACCTAGAATTATTTCGCAAATCAGACAGTATACATCGTATGATTACCCAATCGCAATTGTTTTCCGTGCCTCACTTTTTGATGAACAAGTATTGACTGGAAATATAAGTAATATCGAACAAAAGTTAAACCAGTATAAAGTAGAAGGATTACCAGGCATTTGTATCATTGGAGATATCATCAGCTATTCACAACCCCAAATTAAGACTAAGAATAAAGAAAAAATATATATTGTAAAAGGCGATAGAAACCAAGCATTAGAAAAATGTGAATTACTATATGAGCAAGGTTATGGATGCATGATAGAAGTAGATGAGACGTATCATTATTCTCAACAAGCATTATACAAATCAGTGTTAAAGCAGTATACACATCAGTTTATTGAATTATAA
- the nirD gene encoding nitrite reductase small subunit NirD → MKHMEKIKVSRIDELTPLIGKKVFVNDKEIGLFLTNEGEIFAVNNICPHKEGPLSEGTVSGNYVYCPLHDQKIDLKTGDVQEPDTGCVETYPVEVVDGDIFICL, encoded by the coding sequence ATGAAACATATGGAGAAAATTAAAGTGTCCCGTATAGATGAGTTAACACCATTAATTGGTAAGAAAGTATTCGTAAACGATAAAGAGATTGGTTTGTTTTTAACAAATGAAGGAGAGATATTTGCAGTCAATAATATTTGTCCTCATAAAGAGGGGCCTTTGTCAGAAGGTACTGTTAGTGGAAACTATGTTTATTGTCCTTTACATGACCAAAAAATTGATCTTAAGACAGGTGATGTTCAGGAACCAGATACTGGTTGTGTAGAAACGTATCCAGTAGAAGTCGTAGATGGAGATATTTTTATATGCCTTTAA
- the nirB gene encoding nitrite reductase large subunit NirB — protein sequence MTKNKLVMIGNGMAGLRTIEEILDRDPQRFEITIIGKEAYPNYNRIMLSNILQNKMTVEETIMNSYDWYAEHDIKLVNNDPVTILDREKKTVLTESGQSFEYDQCIIATGSKAFVLPIPGSDLPSVIGWRTIDDTKRMMEIAQTKHKAIVIGGGLLGLECARGLLDQGMEVTVVHLAEWLMEMQLDRKAGQMLKNDLEQQGMRFELQANTQEILGHEDVESVRLADGRVLEADLVVMAVGIGPYTEVAKAAGLDVNRGIIVNEFMQTNDPNIFAVGECAECEGKVYGLVAPLYEQGIVLADYLTNKETNGYHGSTTFTSLKVSGCDLYSAGIIEETDDIHGIEIFNSIDNNYKKVFLKDGEVVGAVLYGNTDDGSRFYNMMKKHESIEDYTLVSLLTKGGEAANVSIEDMADDETICGCNGVNKGTIVEAITKNGLTSVAEVTKMTKAGNSCGKCKGQIADILQYALGDDFIASKPTGICACTDLSRDQIVTQIRAKGLKTSKEVRHVLNFKDKNGCPKCRPAINYYLNMIYPYEHKDEKESRFANERYHANIQNDGTFSVIPQMRGGVTDADQLIRLGEVAKKYNVPLVKVTGSQRVGLYGLKKEELPSVWEDLGMRSASAYGKKTRSVKSCVGKEFCRFGTQYTTQLGIRLEKTFEYIDTPHKFKMGVSGCPRSCVESGVKDFGVISVENGFQLYIGGNGGTEVTKGQLLTTVETEDEVIRICGALMQYYRETGIYAERTAPWLERLGFENVKEVLLDPERQQALFDRVMEAKQAIQEEPWQAIVNDKASQKIFEVERV from the coding sequence ATGACTAAAAACAAATTAGTGATGATAGGAAATGGCATGGCTGGTTTGAGAACTATCGAAGAAATTTTGGATAGAGATCCGCAACGTTTTGAAATTACCATTATCGGTAAAGAAGCCTATCCAAATTATAATAGAATCATGTTATCTAATATTTTACAAAATAAAATGACTGTAGAAGAAACAATCATGAATTCATATGACTGGTATGCAGAACATGACATTAAATTGGTTAATAACGATCCAGTGACGATATTAGATAGAGAAAAAAAGACAGTTTTAACTGAGAGTGGGCAATCCTTTGAATATGATCAATGTATAATTGCCACAGGTTCAAAAGCATTTGTTTTACCTATTCCAGGATCTGATTTACCAAGTGTTATTGGGTGGCGAACAATTGATGATACTAAACGCATGATGGAGATAGCTCAAACTAAACATAAAGCAATTGTTATAGGTGGGGGCCTATTAGGATTAGAATGTGCTAGAGGGTTATTAGACCAAGGTATGGAGGTAACCGTAGTACATTTAGCAGAATGGCTTATGGAAATGCAATTGGATCGAAAAGCAGGTCAAATGCTAAAAAATGATTTGGAACAACAAGGTATGCGATTTGAATTACAAGCGAATACCCAAGAAATTCTCGGTCATGAAGATGTTGAGTCCGTTAGATTAGCAGATGGACGTGTGTTAGAAGCGGACTTAGTTGTTATGGCGGTAGGTATTGGACCTTATACTGAGGTAGCTAAAGCGGCTGGTTTAGACGTTAATAGAGGTATTATCGTTAATGAATTTATGCAAACAAATGATCCAAATATCTTTGCTGTGGGAGAATGTGCAGAATGTGAAGGTAAAGTATATGGTTTAGTTGCACCATTATATGAACAAGGTATCGTTTTAGCAGACTATTTAACAAATAAGGAAACTAATGGTTATCATGGCTCTACTACATTTACCTCTTTAAAGGTATCAGGGTGTGATTTATATAGTGCAGGTATTATTGAAGAAACTGACGATATTCATGGTATAGAGATATTTAATAGTATCGATAATAATTATAAAAAAGTATTTTTAAAAGATGGAGAAGTTGTCGGTGCAGTGTTATATGGGAATACAGATGATGGTTCTCGCTTCTATAACATGATGAAAAAGCACGAATCTATCGAAGACTATACGTTGGTCTCTTTATTAACAAAAGGTGGAGAAGCTGCCAATGTATCTATTGAGGATATGGCAGATGACGAAACAATTTGTGGTTGTAATGGTGTCAATAAAGGCACAATTGTAGAAGCGATTACTAAAAATGGATTAACGTCTGTAGCTGAAGTTACAAAAATGACTAAAGCAGGAAATTCATGTGGGAAATGTAAAGGCCAAATCGCAGACATTCTACAATATGCATTAGGTGATGATTTTATAGCCTCTAAACCAACTGGTATATGTGCTTGTACGGATTTATCACGAGATCAAATTGTTACTCAAATTAGAGCAAAAGGACTCAAAACATCTAAAGAAGTGAGACATGTACTCAACTTCAAAGATAAAAATGGATGTCCAAAATGTCGTCCAGCTATCAACTACTATTTGAACATGATATATCCATATGAGCATAAAGATGAAAAAGAATCACGATTTGCCAATGAACGTTATCATGCAAATATTCAAAATGACGGTACATTCTCCGTCATCCCCCAAATGCGCGGTGGTGTTACAGATGCAGATCAACTTATTAGACTAGGGGAAGTCGCTAAAAAATATAATGTACCACTTGTTAAAGTTACAGGATCTCAACGTGTGGGATTATATGGATTGAAAAAAGAAGAACTACCAAGCGTATGGGAAGACTTAGGCATGCGTTCTGCTTCAGCTTATGGTAAAAAAACACGTTCAGTTAAAAGTTGTGTTGGTAAAGAATTCTGTAGATTTGGAACACAATATACGACTCAACTTGGTATTAGATTAGAGAAAACATTTGAATATATTGATACCCCACATAAATTCAAAATGGGTGTATCAGGATGCCCTAGAAGTTGCGTAGAATCTGGTGTGAAAGATTTTGGTGTGATATCAGTAGAAAATGGTTTCCAACTCTATATCGGAGGTAATGGCGGTACTGAAGTAACAAAAGGACAATTACTAACTACTGTAGAAACAGAAGATGAAGTGATTCGTATTTGTGGTGCATTGATGCAATATTATCGTGAAACTGGAATATATGCTGAAAGAACTGCGCCTTGGTTAGAACGTCTTGGTTTTGAAAATGTGAAAGAAGTATTGTTAGACCCCGAACGTCAACAAGCACTTTTCGATAGAGTGATGGAAGCGAAACAAGCGATCCAAGAGGAACCTTGGCAAGCAATCGTAAATGATAAAGCATCACAAAAAATCTTTGAAGTTGAGAGGGTTTAA